In Erigeron canadensis isolate Cc75 chromosome 1, C_canadensis_v1, whole genome shotgun sequence, a single window of DNA contains:
- the LOC122585263 gene encoding uncharacterized protein LOC122585263: protein MDTALMHYSSGDYKHHRIGNPNWSFHTTTNRTLYSHPSDNLLLASFLANKNIGGGGSFMSLPPPNVFRSPHNFQHRGQQPPLLPLPISIPRNNNQTMSINNIARSNSTTTTTNNNIRLSSTKINKNNVKNRGRDHSVTPKKSKSQKKDQKKDEPVGPDPKDLPKVDLISKVFSSSIINNIDKFSGSVVFTPSPPPSSLPLPTFSLRPKMSCSAQAAGVDNGATDSLRRLLRLP from the coding sequence ATGGATACCGCTTTGATGCACTACTCATCCGGTGATTACAAGCACCACCGGATAGGAAATCCAAATTGGAGTTTCCATACTACTACTAACCGTACTTTATATTCTCACCCATCTGATAATTTATTGTTGGCGAGTTTTCTCGCCAACAAAAACATAGGTGGCGGGGGCAGTTTTATGTCTTTACCCCCGCCTAATGTTTTCAGATCACCACATAACTTTCAACATCGCGGTCAACAACCGCCTCTCCTTCCCCTTCCAATCTCAATCCCAAGAAACAACAACCAAACTATGAGCATCAACAATATCGCTCGTAGTAATAGTACTACTACAACTACTAACAATAATATCCGATTATCGTCTactaaaatcaacaaaaataatgTGAAAAACCGGGGGAGAGATCATTCTGTCACACCAAAAAAGTCTAAATCTCAAAAGAAGGATCAGAAGAAAGATGAACCGGTTGGACCGGATCCTAAAGATCTACCAAAAGTGGATTTAATTAGTAAGGTGTTTTCTTCatcaattattaataatattgataAGTTTTCAGGTTCTGTTGTGTTTACACCTTCACCACCACCTAGCAGCTTGCCTTTGCCTACTTTTTCACTAAGGCCAAAGATGAGCTGCAGCGCCCAAGCGGCCGGTGTCGATAACGGAGCTACGGATAGTCTCCGTCGACTTCTCCGTCTCCCGTAA